In Clostridium omnivorum, the DNA window TATCGTCAGCATCTGTAGCCTTTATAAGCACCTTGAATCATTCCTTTATGTTATCAGCTATAGCAGCTTTAATATTGGGTTTATTTATAAGTATGGTTTTCTCAAAACAACTTTCTAAGCCTCTTGTAAATATAACTGAAACGGCAAATAAAATGAGAGATGGAAACCTAGAAGTTAGAGCAAGTACCGATACAAATACTAAGGAAGTAGCTGAACTATCTCATTCTATAAATTATTTGGCTGAAACCCTTAAAAATCAAGAAATGCTCAGAAAAAGGTTAACCTCTGATATGGCCCATGAATTAAGAACTCCATTAACTACTTTAAAAACACATGTAGAGGCATTTATTGATGGAGTTTGGGAACCTACACCTGAAAAACTAGAAATTTTTTATGATGAAATAGAAAGAATTACCAAAATGGTAGATAATCTTCGTGACCTCTCAAAATTAGAACAAACTAATTTAAATCTGAATAAAAGTAATTTTGATATTTCTAGCGAACTAAAAAAAATTATTAATACCTTCAAACCATTATACTTAGAAAAAAATTATGAATTAAATTGCAGTATAGTTCCAGAACTAAAAGTAATGATGGATAAAGATAAATTCGTACAAATTATAAACAATCTACTTTCAAATTCTTATAAATATTTAAAGCCTAACGGAAAGGTTAACGTAATATTAAAAAAGGAAAACCAAAATATAATTATTCAAGTAATTGATAACGGTATAGGT includes these proteins:
- a CDS encoding HAMP domain-containing sensor histidine kinase, whose amino-acid sequence is MKISLMKKLSLGFLIVVLASIIIASIISNYTIQRKFNNYLVDEHKTKVDNVVKIINNLYSKSSNLSIVDTDEIQRNAELQELYIEIKDINNNTIYSSGNSYLKHNTMMDNMMGSMMGNFSRMNIGEYSEEKYPLLSNNKSIGTITVGYYGTSYLSSASVAFISTLNHSFMLSAIAALILGLFISMVFSKQLSKPLVNITETANKMRDGNLEVRASTDTNTKEVAELSHSINYLAETLKNQEMLRKRLTSDMAHELRTPLTTLKTHVEAFIDGVWEPTPEKLEIFYDEIERITKMVDNLRDLSKLEQTNLNLNKSNFDISSELKKIINTFKPLYLEKNYELNCSIVPELKVMMDKDKFVQIINNLLSNSYKYLKPNGKVNVILKKENQNIIIQVIDNGIGIPEKDLPYIFERFYRTDLSRNKNTGGSGIGLTITKAFVDAHGGKITVKSSINIGTTFTIEFPNIITF